In a genomic window of Balaenoptera ricei isolate mBalRic1 chromosome 3, mBalRic1.hap2, whole genome shotgun sequence:
- the ISYNA1 gene encoding inositol-3-phosphate synthase 1, with amino-acid sequence MEAATEFVVESPDVVYSPEAIEAHYEYRTTCVSREGGVLKVHPTSTRFTFRTARQVPRLGVMLVGWGGNNGSTLTAAVLANRLRLSWPTRTGRKEANYYGSLTQAGTVSLGLDAEGQEVFVPFSSLLPMVAPDDLVFDGWDISSLNLAEAMRRAQVLDWGLQEQLWPHMEALRPRPSVYIPEFIAANQSARADNVIPGTRAQQLEQIRRDIRDFRSSAGLDKVIVLWTANTERFCEVVPGLNDTAENLLRTIQLGLEVSPSTLFAVASILEGCAFLNGSPQNTLVPGALELAWQRRVFVGGDDFKSGQTKVKSVLVDFLIGSGLKTMSIVSYNHLGNNDGQNLSAPPQFRSKEVSKSSVVDDMVHSNPVLYSPGEEPDHCVVIKYVPYVGDSKRALDEYTSELMLGGTNTLVLHNTCEDSLLAAPIMLDLALLTELCQRVSFCTDIDPEPQSFHPVLSLLGFLFKAPLAPPGSPVVNALFRQRSCIENILRACVGLPPQNHMLLEHKMERPGLKQVGHVATACPVPCKKGSAPTAPNGCTGDAYGHSQAEAPQMPTT; translated from the exons ATGGAGGCCGCAACCGAGTTCGTGGTCGAGAGCCCCGACGTGGTCTACAGCCCCGAGGCCATCGAGGCGCACTACGAGTACCGGACGACGTGCGTCAGCCGCGAGGGCGGCGTCCTCAAG GTGCACCCCACGTCCACGCGCTTCACCTTCCGGACCGCCCGGCAGGTGCCCCGGCTCGGGGTCATGCTCGTCGGCTGGGGCGGGAACAACGGCTCCACGCTGACCGCTGCCGTGCTGGCCAACCGACTGCGCCTGTCCTGGCCCACGCGCACCGGCCGCAAG GAGGCCAACTACTACGGCTCGCTGACGCAGGCGGGCACTGTTAGCCTGGGTCTGGACGCCGAGGGCCAGGAGGTGTTCGTGCCCTTCAGCTCGCTGCTGCCCATGGTGGCACCCGACGACCTCGTGTTCGACG GCTGGGACATATCGTCGCTGAACCTGGCAGAGGCGATGCGGCGCGCACAGGTACTGGATTGGGGGCTGCAGGAGCAACTGTGGCCGCACATGGAGGCCCTGCGCCCGCGGCCCTCCGTCTACATCCCCGAGTTCATCGCAGCTAACCAGAGCGCGCGCGCCGACAACGTAATCCCGGGCACGCGCGCGCAGCAG CTGGAGCAGATCCGTAGGGACATCCGCGACTTCCGGTCCAGCGCCGGGCTGGACAAAGTCATCGTGCTGTGGACAGCGAACACGGAGCGCTTCTGCGAAGTGGTCCCGGGCCTCAATGACACCGCTGAGAACTTGCTGCGCACCATCCAG CTGGGCCTGGAAGTGTCGCCCTCCACCCTCTTTGCCGTGGCCAGCATCTTGGAGGGCTGCGCCTTTCTCAATGGGTCCCCACAGAACACGCTGGTGCCTGGTGCCCTCGAGCTTGCATGGCAGCGCCGTGTCTTTGTGGGTGGAGACGACTTCAAGTCGGGGCAGACCAAGGTCAAGTCCGTGCTCGTGGACTTCCTTATCGGCTCTGGCCTCAAG ACCATGTCCATCGTGAGCTACAACCACCTGGGCAACAACGACGGGCAGAACCTGTCGGCGCCGCCACAGTTCCGCTCCAAGGAGGTGTCCAAGAGCAGCGTGGTGGACGACATGGTGCACAGCAACCCAGTGCTCTACTCGCCGGGCGAAGAGCCCGACCACTGC GTGGTCATCAAGTACGTGCCATACGTGGGCGACAGCAAGCGTGCCCTGGATGAGTACACATCGGAGCTGATGCTGGGCGGTACCAACACGCTGGTGCTGCACAACACATGCGAG GACTCGCTCCTGGCCGCGCCCATCATGCTGGATCTGGCCCTGCTGACTGAACTGTGCCAGCGTGTGAGCTTCTGCACCGACATCGACCCGGAGCCGCAGAGCTTCCACCCGGTGCTGTCGCTGCTTGGCTTCCTCTTCAAGGCGCCGCTTGCGCCACCGGGCAGCCCAGTGGTCAACGCGCTCTTCCGCCAGCGCAGCTGCATCGAGAATATCCTCAG GGCCTGCGTGGGGCTCCCGCCGCAGAACCACATGCTTCTGGAACACAAGATGGAGCGCCCTGGCCTCAAGCAAGTTGGGCATGTGGCCACCGCCTGCCCCGTGCCTTGCAAGAAAGGATCAGCGCCAACTGCCCCCAATGGCTGTACTGGTGACGCCTATGGGCACTCACAGGCTGAGGCACCCCAGATGCCCACCACCTAA